The sequence below is a genomic window from Desulfomicrobium macestii.
AAAATTTTCAGGTCGAAAGTCGCCTGGATTTTCGAAAAATATGGTTGAGATTTCGAGCCAACAACGTTGGCAACACTTATTCACGGATTCAGGATCTTACGATTATGGTGCCGGAAAACTTGAAAGCATGTGTTCTCTATTAATTTCTGTTTTGGTAGTCCTCGGATTGATCATTACAGCTGGATTATCAATACATCGCATCGTTTATCCTCAGGACTTAAATGTAGATTTTGCTTTAGTAGGCTTTGTAATTAATTGTATTTCTTTAGTAATCAATGTTGTTTTATGGAAAAGAATTTATAAAATTGCTTTAGTGTCAAATTCGCCAATAATGAAATCTCAATGGAGGCTTCATCGCGCAAATGCCATTGCAAATATATTCGTATTTGTTTCATTGCTTGCGGCTGTTTTTTTGCGAGATTTTTCATGGGGTTTTATTATTGACCCTGCGTGTGCGATATTGTTAATTTTTGCTGCCGGCTATGCATTCTTAGATCTGATAAAAGAAAGCATGCATGACCTCTTGGACAAAACCCTTGACGAAGATCTGCAGATGAAAGTTCTCAGAAGATTAAGTGAGTACTTCGACTGGTATGATTCTTTTCACGGTGTAAAATCCAGAAAGTCAGGCAAGAAGATAATAATTGACATTACGCTTGGCTTCACACCTGACAAGACAGCGGGAGATATCTTTGACCTTTCTGGAAGGATTAAAGAAAAACTGGAAAACGACATTCCCGACAGCGAAGTGCAAATTATCCCACGAATATACAAGGAATTTAGCGAGACAAATATAGCAAAAAATTCTTTAAAAAAAATACATATTCAACCGATTACAGAACAAAACATTACAGAATCAATGGAGTTGGTAAAAAAATTCTTGCCTACAGACAATTATGAACTAATATTTAAGGTGCTGAAAGAAAGCTGTATGTTAGGCACCAACAAAAATGAACTCTTGGAAGAGAATATAGCGCATCCTCGCTATTGGGTAGCTTTAAACGGCGACAAGGTAATAGGGTTCTCAGGATATTATTTCGATCCAAATGAGACCGATGCTGTGTGGGCAGGATGGGCTGCAGTAGAACGGAGTCTTGGCATGCTTTCGGCAAAAGCCGCTAATGGCCTAATTGCAAAAGTAGTTTACGAAGCTAGAAAAACAGGAAGAAAATATATAAGATTATTTACTTGTGATTTACCTGAAGAGATCATGGCAAATAAAATATACGATAAGCTTGGTTTTGCAGTTTATAAAAGAGGGATTGACTGGGATGGCGTTGAGATACTTTATAAACAAGCCCACACAGAATCTGTCTATGATAAATTTGAAAAGAATCGGTAAAAGGCGAAGAATCCGATGGGACGGACCGCAAGAGATGAGGGCAGGTCTTGAATCTTGAATTGTTTCGACCTATCCAGTCTGTCCTGGAAAATTGTTGAAGCGCCATATCAGGAACAGGCCTGCACAGGCTGAACAGTGAGTTGAAGTACGTGTCTATAGAATTTGAGACACAAATAAGTACAACCTCAGGTCCCACCATTTGGAGCAATGGCTTGAGATTCAACAGTCTCAAGCCATTTTTTTTAACCCGCCGGAAGGAACGTGGAGTCTTCAGCGTTCTCGCATCCCCAGCGTCTTAAAGTAGTAATCTCCCAGCGCCTCGTGCAGCGCGTTGGCAGCCAGACGGGTGCAATGTCGGTCTTCTTCGGGCATGCAGTTTGGTCCGCCCAAGGCTTCCAGTACGGTCTCGCCCGTGATGGCGGTCAGCTCTTCGCAGGTTTTGTTCACTGCCAGTTCCGCAGCCATGGACCCGCTGATCTGGCTGGAACCGCATCCGTCGGTGCCGAATCCCGCGTCAAGGACCAGGTCGTTTTCGATGTGTAGAAAGATGCGAATGGTATCGCCACACGTGCCGGTAGCTGCGCCCATGTACTCGGCCTTGGCCGGCCGGCCGCGATACGGCTTGTTGCGCCAGCGTTCAAACCCGGCCTGACCGTAGGTCTGACGCGCTTCATCAAAAATCTTGTCCTGAAGTTCATTCACGATGTCGTCAAAACTGGGCATTGTCTCGTCCGTTTGTTGAGTGCTTCCATGTGTCCCCGCTGGGAACAGACCAAAATGGGCTCCTAGCACCCCCTCCGGAAATCGGCAACACCAGCCGCCAAAGACTGGAACACATACCAAAATGGTCAGAAAAGTCTTGTGCTGGACTCGCCCGCACCCCAATCCCGCCGCCGATTGTCCATCAGGAACCGGCGTGGCCGGTTTGCAGGGAGATCCCAAAAGCGGGGGACGGCTTTGTCCCAAGGGCGGTGCCTCGCCCAAGCACGTTTACAGCGCCTACCGGCTCAAGACTCCGCTGATCCGCGAAAACGGACGCTTCCGCAAGGCGGGATGGGACGAGGCCCTGGATCTTGTCGCCACCCGGCTGGCCAGCGTTCCCGAGGGCAAGCTGGCCTATTTTCGCGGCAATGATTTGCCAACTTCGTTCCTTTGAACTCTGGTCCGGCTGGTCGCCAGCCAATTTCGAGGATCAGGTCCGCGACGGCAGGATAAAGGCGCTTTTTTCCTATTGGGCCGATCCGGTGCTGACCTGGGGCAACAGTGAATCCGTGGCCCGTGGGCTTGATAACCTTGATTTCTGCGTGAGCGTCGATGCCTTCATGTGCAACACCGCCCTTTACAGCGACGTTGTCCTGCCCGACGCCACCTGGCTTGAGCAGGCGCAGGTCAAGCCGGATTGGCTTTACGAGGCATTCTTGAGCTACTTTGCCGAGGTCGTGCCTCCCATGTACGACTCGCGGCCCATGTACCGGATCATCGAGGGGCTGGCCAA
It includes:
- a CDS encoding cation transporter, whose product is KFSGRKSPGFSKNMVEISSQQRWQHLFTDSGSYDYGAGKLESMCSLLISVLVVLGLIITAGLSIHRIVYPQDLNVDFALVGFVINCISLVINVVLWKRIYKIALVSNSPIMKSQWRLHRANAIANIFVFVSLLAAVFLRDFSWGFIIDPACAILLIFAAGYAFLDLIKESMHDLLDKTLDEDLQMKVLRRLSEYFDWYDSFHGVKSRKSGKKIIIDITLGFTPDKTAGDIFDLSGRIKEKLENDIPDSEVQIIPRIYKEFSETNIAKNSLKKIHIQPITEQNITESMELVKKFLPTDNYELIFKVLKESCMLGTNKNELLEENIAHPRYWVALNGDKVIGFSGYYFDPNETDAVWAGWAAVERSLGMLSAKAANGLIAKVVYEARKTGRKYIRLFTCDLPEEIMANKIYDKLGFAVYKRGIDWDGVEILYKQAHTESVYDKFEKNR
- a CDS encoding iron-sulfur cluster assembly scaffold protein; this encodes MPSFDDIVNELQDKIFDEARQTYGQAGFERWRNKPYRGRPAKAEYMGAATGTCGDTIRIFLHIENDLVLDAGFGTDGCGSSQISGSMAAELAVNKTCEELTAITGETVLEALGGPNCMPEEDRHCTRLAANALHEALGDYYFKTLGMRER
- a CDS encoding molybdopterin-dependent oxidoreductase; this translates as MVRKVLCWTRPHPNPAADCPSGTGVAGLQGDPKSGGRLCPKGGASPKHVYSAYRLKTPLIRENGRFRKAGWDEALDLVATRLASVPEGKLAYFRGNDLPTSFL